The following coding sequences lie in one Capsicum annuum cultivar UCD-10X-F1 chromosome 5, UCD10Xv1.1, whole genome shotgun sequence genomic window:
- the LOC107871235 gene encoding CBL-interacting serine/threonine-protein kinase 1: MVLVQQEEEIRVVGGGGRKGMRLGKYEVGKTLGEGNFGKVKYAKHVDSGKSFAIKILDKSRILDLRSTDQIKREIGTLKLLKHPNVVRLYEVLASKSKIYMVLEYVNGGELFDRIVSKGKLSEAQGRKLFQQLVDGVCYCHDKGVSHRDLKLENVLIDSKGNIKITDFGLSALPQHFRDDGLLHTTCGSPNYVAPEILSNRGYDGATSDTWSCGVILYVILTGYLPFDDRNLAVLYQKILKGDVHIPKWLSAGAKNLIKRILDPNPHTRITMAQIKEDGWFKQDYIPVNPDEEDLESDDHASTDDQVFTMQETPLDAQRDPESHLINAFQLIGMSSCLDLSGFFEKEDVSERKIRFTSSLSPKQLLERIENMVTQMGFHVQKRHGRLKVMQEQKGHKSATSLLVVAEVFEISPSLYVVELQKSSGDSTVYRQLCNRLSNDLGVHRSEELLATTDDLL, translated from the exons ATGGTATTGGTACAACAGGAAGAGGAAATCCGTGTTGTTGGAGGAGGAGGGAGAAAGGGAATGCGATTAGGTAAATATGAAGTTGGAAAAACACTTGGTGAAGGTAACTTTGGCAAAGTGAAATATGCAAAACATGTTGATTCTGGTAAATCTTTTGCTATTAAGATTTTGGACAAGAGTCGAATACTTGATCTCAGGTCTACTGATCAG ATTAAGAGGGAGATTGGTACTTTAAAACTCCTCAAACATCCTAATGTGGTTCGATTATACGAG GTTTTAGCGAGCAAAAGCAAGATTTACATGGTGCTAGAATACGTGAATGGTGGTGAATTATTTGACAGAATC GTTTCCAAAGGAAAACTATCGGAGGCCCAAGGTAGGAAGCTCTTCCAACAATTGGTTGATGGCGTTTGTTACTGTCACGACAAAGGTGTCTCCCACCGAGACCTCAAG CTAGAAAATGTACTCATCGATTCAAAGGGAAACATAAAAATTACCGACTTTGGGCTCAGTGCTTTACCCCAACATTTTCGG GATGATGGGCTGTTGCATACCACTTGCGGTAGTCCAAACTACGTCGCTCCAGAAATTCTTTCTAACAGAGGATATGATGGCGCGACATCAGATACCTGGTCTTGTGGTGTCATATTATATGTCATCCTCACCGGTTATTTACCCTTCGATGATAGAAATCTTGCAGTACTTTATCAAAAG ATACTTAAAGGGGACGTTCATATACCAAAATGGCTATCCGCAGGAGCAAAGAACCTTATAAAGAGGATTCTTGATCCCAACCCACATACTCGTATAACAATGGCACAAATCAAAGAAGACGGATGGTTCAAACAAGACTATATTCCTGTAAATCCCgatgaagaagatttagaaagcGATGATCATGCATCGACAGATGATCAAGTCTTCACCATGCAAGAAACA CCACTTGATGCTCAAAGAGATCCCGAATCACACCTTATCAATGCCTTTCAGCTCATAGGAATGTCGTCGTGCCTGGATCTCTCTGGATTTTTTGAGAAAGAG GATGTTTCCGAGAGGAAGATCAGATTTACATCCAGTCTCTCTCCAAAACAGTTGCTGGAGAGGATCGAGAATATGGTGACTCAAATGGGATTTCATGTCCAGAAAAGACACGGAAGG TTGAAAGTGATGCAAGAGCAGAAAGGCCACAAAAGCGCGACTAGTCTATTGGTAGTTGCAGAG GTCTTCGAGATCAGCCCATCACTGTATGTTGTAGAGTTACAAAAATCTTCAGGGGATTCGACAGTATATAGACAG TTGTGTAATAGGTTATCGAATGACTTGGGAGTACACCGAAGTGAAGAGCTCCTAGCTACTACCGATGATTTGTTGTGA